DNA from Branchiostoma floridae strain S238N-H82 chromosome 15, Bfl_VNyyK, whole genome shotgun sequence:
GCAGCGGGTACCGCCCACTACTGATAACGCACATGGAACGCACCGGCACCGCCCACTACTGATAACGCATGGGGAACGCAGCGGGTACCGCCCACTACTGATAACGCATGGGGAACGCACCGGGCACCGCCCACTACTGATAACGCACGGGGAACGCACGGGCACCGCCCACTACTGATAACGCACGGGGAACGCACGGGCACCGCCCACTACTGATAACGCACGGGGAACGCACGGGCACCGCCCATTACTGATAACGCACGGGGAACGCACCGGGCACCGCCCACTACTGACAACGCACGGGGAACGCACGGGCACCGCCCACTTCTGAAAACGCACACTGGCGACAAGTCCACGCTAGCGCAGTGTTATGTGTGACATCCACTGGGTGCTGAAATTTGATGCCAGATGGTGGAACATAAGCCGGAGTTCTGGTGCCTTTGACATACTTTTGGTAATTACCACCTCTCTTGCTGCCGATGTTTCCTCATTCCCCATTTTCAATTTGCGGCAGCTTCAAGCAGATACGGAAAGGCTTGTCTTCTTGCGTGCCGGCGTTAACTAGGCAGACTGCGTAGATTACTACGACATTACGATTTCAGAACTCCGTAGAGATAAGGTGCAAACACTGTCCAGACTTATTGTTAGGTCAAATGAGATTCTACATCTTGCGACCAACGAGGTTTTATCAAGTATCATTCTTTTAAGAATGATACTTGATAAAACAAGGGCGTTAAAACGCCCTTGTTTGTGTAATAGCTGTCGCCATACATGGTAACGTGTGCAATTGTCGGGCAAGTTCATTATTATTCATTATATAGGTATATTGCATATGTCATACATCTACTATTATCCAGCAACCTATGTGgtttggtagagactagccccaaattactgtacatgttgctGTCATCCATAAGACCCAGCTGGCGTGGAAGGATCCATGTACCCCTGTACTCAgcagtctgtgtaacacaaactctgctgtccggggctgtaactggcccctccccgctaGGAGACCgtcggatgttgggcgggctgctataagcgagactTAATCAGGCTATGTACTCACCAGTCCCCTGCAGTTGCTGATCGCGACGCTGGAATGTTCGTGGTCCCGGATGGTCCCGACGTAATGACACCCTGCGTGCCGCCGGGCCCCCCGCCGTGACGTCACCGTCCCGTTCTCCCCCCAGTGTTCCACCACGAAGTTCGCGGACACCAAGTCGTTATTCCTCGTGACGTTCAGGTGAAACGTTCTGCCGTAAGCGGCGATCATGTAAAATATCTGGTCGTCCTGTTCATATTGGTCCCCGTCCAACGTTATAGAGCGTCTGCTTCGAGTTCTGGGCTTGTTCATGACGCGGTAGGACTGAAACTGCCCTGTGTGGTCGACCCGCCGCGGAATGACTGTCTGATAATCCCCCAGGTTATCCAACAGGTCCGCTAAGGGATCAAGGCATGAGCGTTATACCAGATCATCGCGCCGGCCAGACATACACAAATATACAGCCTGGCGGTACGGAGAgttctacaagcagaggttcagtTCCGACTGTTTTTGGACTCGTTTTTAGGTGTCCGGCTTTTTTGGGGGGTCCCGTTTGGCCATGGATATGAAGAAAACAGGACAAAATAAAACGTCCTAAAACGAGTAAAAGAACAGCCggagacagacatacacaaataTACAGCATGTCGGTACGGAGgattctacaagcagaggtgGGGTCGaggagatagtagtggtcgggagTTTTACCGGGTGAGGAGACACATGGGAGAACGAGCTGGTAAAAAACCCGACCACTACTacctccgcgacccaacctctgctcggagaatgGTACAGAGGACTagaggtactctccaagcagaggttcggctccggctgtttcttTTTTACTCAGTTTTTTAGCCGTTTTGTGCGGCTTTGTATTTTGTCCCGTTTAGCCGGGATATGAAGGAAacgtcacaaaatagaaagtccgacaGAACGCCTAAAATATCAATtaagtaaaataaaaacagccggagccgaaacTCCGCTTGGAGTTGACTACAGGTGGTTGGAGGAATGTATGTAATGAACGTCTGCGAATCATGCGAAGGAAAGGATTCGTTACTACTAGCAGGAGGACGTATAAAGCAACATCTAGTACAAATAGAAAGCTTACTCATCCGGTACAACACCTCTCGTCTCCACCAGACTAGTTTGCGTCCCGAAAATACTGttcaattttgcaaataaaaaaggaCAATCTACAGACGCTTGATTCCTCTGGATAATTGTCTTCCTTTTTGTTCCATTTTCACCAAATTTCCGGAAAACAAGAATTCGGTAGAGACTAAATGGCGCAGCTGCAACAGACTCTAATGGGGCATTTTCTTGCAAGAAAATGTCGCAGAAATTGGCCACATACGAAATTTAACAATCGAATACCCACTTAGCTCTTCTCTCCAATTATCAATCAGTAAGACAATATTTCACCCAAGAATTCAGGTAGAGACTAACTGACGCAGCTCCATCACTCTCCTGGGTCCTGCCAGACTAAGGACCTTAAGGGGACACTTGGCCCGTGTCTGACCGGGTAACGCCTCTCGCACATTATCTGTCCTATTGGAGTTTATCTAGGTCGACGTCTATAAGTGAGTTGAGTCTATCTGGAGGCCAGACTGTTTTAAGGGCCAACTCTTCGGTTCTAAAgccaatacccccccccccttccccaaACTCTACAACCCCCTCCCCCGAATTAAACCCTAATAAATCATAGATATCAAGGTTCTGGCatatatactctccaagcagaggttaggcttcggctgtttctTGGCGTTTTTTTAGGCAGAagtccaacctctgcttgaagagtatacATGCCAGACCCCCGATCTTAATAATATCTATAGTTTATTAGGGTCCAActcgtggggggggggggggtgtctggTGGTGTTGTAGAACTGAgaaggccctggaaacagtctggcatacAGAAGAGACAAACTGGTACTAGTTTAACCTCTCATTGAAGAGTATTGATATGTCCGAGTATGACATACAGAAGAGAGAAACCGGCACGACTCACCCACGGTaataaaaacagccggagcctaccTCCACTACTAAGAGTATATATAATATGCCCGAGTATGACATACGGAAGAGAGAAACCGGTACAACTCACCCACAGTcataaaaacagccagagcttAACCTCTACTACTAtaagagtatatatatataagcgaGAGTATGACATACAGAAAAAACAAACCGGTACTAGTCTAACCTCTCCTTGaagagcatacatgtatatcaaatgcCAGAGTATGACATACAGAAGAGACAAACCGGTCCGACTTACCCACAGTCCGTCTCCGCGCGGCGGCCCCCAGCACACAGTTCCTCGCCAGGCTCAGTAGACACACAATCATTAAGGTCCAAAGTTCCATAATTTCACGCTGCGCCCGTGGTTAGAAGCTGTCCGTCCCTGTCCGCGAGCAGGCGGGCGGGTCCGCAGCTATCTCCCAGTCCTGCGGCTGTTCCTGGTCACCTCCCGGGCGGGGTGAACCGTCACCACCATCCCGAGCCGTCCCGGGTGGAAACTCCGCGTTAGGAACGCCCTTCCCCCGTACGGAACACAAACGGTAGCTGTAAACTCCGCACAGTAACGCCCTCCTCCCGTACGGAACACAGACGATAGCTGCCGATGCTCCTCAGCCCAGTCGGAGATTCAATCCAGCCCCGCCGAACGCCGCCGACACGTGTCTACACTGGGAAACATCAAGAGAGGCGTTATTAAGGGTGACCCGGGGTGTGCGCGCCCCTGACAGGTGGTAGCGGGCCTCCAGTCCCGCAGCCGATGGACCGTGCAATGGGCGGTAATATCCGCCCCCTCGCCTGCCTACAACTCAATCAGGCTACGTACAGAAAACACGTGGTACGAGCTGGGTGGGGAGCGGGCCTGTCTGTTGATAACCTGGAACCCAGGCTTCTAAGGCTACCTGGTCAGCTCTAGgccctacacaggccagctcctcaaCTCCGGGGCCTCACAGGCTAGCTCTTCGGCTCCAGGGCCTACGTACGGCTGATGGAAACTTACATGAGAGTTTTGATAATCTTGTTAGCCGTAAACAGAGGCCGGTTACCAGGCTATTCTGTAgccctggtagaggctagttacTTGGTTTTTCTATAGCCCTGGAAGAGGCTGCTAACCAGACTAGGCTGCAGGCGCTGCAGGCGAGAGTCTGTAAGTTTGCTGACAGCCCTGGGAGAGGCCGGTAACCAGGCTAGGCTGCAGGGGCGAGTCTGTAAGTTTGTCCGTGTCGTCAGGCAACCGCAGGATCGGGTTGCCGCCGCCTCGTCACGGGCCCTCCCGAGGCACCTTATCTAAATATAACACCATCGAATCAAACCTTGTCTAAAAATAAACAGTCCGGGACGGGAAATGATCAATCTAGCGCGGGAAAGAGAAACAATTAAGCCGCCGGGCGGCTGGGGCGACCCCGGGGGAGGGAGGGCAGGGCCCGGGCCGCGCGCAGTCGCGCAGAGTCGCCTGGTGTACGCAGGCTCGGGCGATGACGCTGTTTCTGTGGTAAGATTATTCAATAAACGTACTACGGGCCACACGAACGCGGTTCTCTGGATGACGTTTCTGCCCATCCTAAAATCGACGTGAGAGAACGAACGATGCATGGGCTAAATCTAGCTCAAGTTGAACGGATAATCTAGGCTCGATTTTTATGACGTAATTGTGTTGATTTTTCTCAGCGACTCATGACGATTACAACGATTACTGCGGTATCGTGTGGAAAACATGACAGCGAACAACTTGTTATCACCTAAAGTAGGTGTTTTTTGTGACCATGAGCCGAGACGAGCCGGATTTTCAATGGAGCCGAGCCAACATCAACACGCTTCGACGTCACCCCTGAAATCCTCTTGTCGTGGCCCTGAGTGTGGAGCTGTCCACAGAGCAGGTACCCAGAAGATCAGCTCGCCGCTCACAACGCGCTATCTTATCACGCACCACAACTGTCGGCTTTCCCACCGACTCGGCGACAATCTTGGGGGCGACCTTCGCGTCCTTCTCAGCCGCCAATGACGTCTTTAAGACTCAAGAAGTCGATCCTTCAAGACACGAGACCTGGGGTCCGGACGTGCGGGTGTAAACAGCCTGAGGAAGGGTAGCCTTCAAGCAGATGGGCGGGCCCGGCGGGTTCTGTACGGTTTCTACTGATGCGtgagagaaagaaggaaggaaggggaACATGGAAGGAAAAGGAACAGAACGGAAGGagaaagataaaaagaaagCAGAAAGAATGATGTAAGGACTAATGGAAAGAAAGGGGTAGAAAGAATGAAggaagaaagacaaagaaaaagaaagaaagaagacagaaagaaagggagagagaaagggagagaaaagggaagagagagagaaagagagagagagagaaagggagggtGAGAAAgggagagtgagagagtgagaaagaaagaaagaaaggaaggaaggaagagagagagagaaagagagaccgagaaaggaagaaagataGATGCCACGATGTAGCCGCACATCTGATGAGATGACAATGAGATGTCTGGATGCTGTGCGCCCAAATCGGCCCTGAGTGAGCGATCTGCGCATGTCTGGATGCTGTGCGGCACAATCGTTCCTGACGTTGAGCGATCAGCGACAGCGGCGCTGGCACGGGCATGGCGGGAACTTCCGGAGCCCAGCCTCCGGGATGGAGTCACATTTGGCaacattgtaacaagacttgacaCGAGCGGACACCGTTTGTAACACTGTAACAAGAGTCAAGACGTGACACGAGCGGACACCGTTTGTAACATTGTAACAAGACGTGACTCTCACAGCAAATCTTCATCTTAAACGCTTCACAGTTCATTATTGTCAGTCTGACCAGACGGCAACAACAGAAGTTCCCTATTTTACGAGTACATCAATGTCTTATGGGTCTCCTCAAGTCCCTAACTGACATATGGCTGTACACATCCGGACGGATTGAGAAAGTTTGGAAAGCTCACAGACAATCATCAGCGTGACATGATCATCTGATCTCTGTTTTCTCTCAATCTCATGGTAGGGCTCTTCGAGCTATCGATGTGATGTTCATTGGGAGGACGTTCTTTTCTAGTGCATCCCGAATTCAACTATTGTTCAGGAAGAAGATTCTTAGGATATTATAGACCTGATCAGTTCATTCCGGTTACTgtttgagaaggagaagaagaagactgtCTGAGTTTGAAGCATGTTACAGACTCTGATGATCAAGAAGTTATCGTGATTACTGCCGCGCCGGCTGTGACATGGTCCCCAACCAATGCAATGATGAAAACTCTCTCTTAGATTGTCCTTCCGACTTTCAAGCGGCTAAATGCAAACATCTTGTGGtcaataaatgttgttgttgttgtccttgtttaacgtctacttctccgctagacatggtctcttggtgcttttTCTGCTGGGTGCTCTTAGATTTGTTGACCTCGCTGGTGCTTGTACTCTGGTACTTTGCATATGCGTGTTTGGGGTGTTTTAGACCTGCTCGGCGAACCTTCTCGTGCCTTCTATGTATTTGGCGAACGCCAAATACATCCTCTTGTTTGCTTCGTTCGTCAGGTCGCTTCGCATTCCTGCTAGGGATACAACATCCATCGTTCTTTCTTGTCTGGTGTTGTCTGGTGTTCTCATATTTTGggcattcatacatgtaatggtcTATATTTTCCCTTGTAAATGCCTAGGACTGAACAAGATGCAGTGACTACCGACTGTTAGCCAATATCAGGACATGTTCGGGAGGTGAGGTTCGGGATGTGTCTCTCTGACTGAAGCGAGTTAGGAGCTTTGTGTACTAGGCTAGCTGCGGTGACAGTCGTCTATGACATGGTCACCAGCCAATGACGATGACTATGACTCTAAGATTGCCTTTCTGACTTTGTCCACAGTGGTTCGGGCGTTTGCCAACTTGGTGGCCGAGAAGTCACCAGGAACAGGTTGTGGTGACAGTTGGCTGTGACATTCATTGCCCACAACCAATGACGCTTTTTTTCTGGGTGCGACATTGACGGTGTCTTTCTGGGTTTGAAGCGGCTCAGGCATTTTACAACCTTTTTGTGGTCAAGAAGTCATCAGAAACATCAACAGGCCGTGGTTACTCCCGGATTTGTCATGGTCATGACCAATGACGATGTTCATATTGCTACATTACCGGTGTCTGCCCGACTTTGAAGCGGCTCAGGCATATTGGAAACTTTGGTGGTAAAGAAGTCGTCAGGAAGAGGCCGTGGTGACTGCCGGTTTTGTCATGGTCATGACCAACGACGATGGTCAGAACATTGCTCATGATGCCACATTACCGGTGCCTTTCTGACTTTGAAGCGGCTCAAGCATAATACAAACTCTGGTGGCCAAGAAGTCACCAGGAACTGGGTTTGGTGACCGTTAGTTGTGCCATTGCCCACATCCAATGCCGGCTTTGTCATGGCCCTGACCAAACATGTATAACGATGGTATGGTCAAAACTTTCTTCATTATGCTGTATGGTCGGTGCCTTTCTAACTTCGAAGCGGTGCAGGCATATTGCAAAATTGGTGGTCAAGACGTCACCTGGAACAGGGTGTGGTGACTGTCAGCTGTGCCATTGCCCAGAACCAATGACGATTTCTTCGGGTTTCTGCATTGCCGGTGACTTTCTGACTTTGAAGCGGCTCAGGCAtatattttcaaactttggTGGTCAAGAAGTCACGTGAGTAAGGAGTGCCTGCGGAGTGCGTCATCACTCTGCTCCAACATAAACAAACTCCGTTCTGACTCCAGAAGTATGACTGTAAATGGTTATGGCGAAACGCTGGCTTGACGCGCGCGCATTCTCCGCAGTGTCGCGGGTTAGCACGACCACCATCGGGCGTTCTCGGAATGGGGAGGCTATCTGGGGACTAACCCTGGCCTGACGCAGGCGGCGTCAACGTTACGTAACCTGTGTGACAACCGATATCCTCCCGGGCTCTTGGGCCGGGCTGAACAAGCTGCTAAGCGGCTTGGCATGCTGGTGTGAGAGCCAGTTAGATAACTAATGGGGATCAGTAGCATCAAGGACTTCCGATCCCCCATGCTTGCCAAGTGCCAGGACTGTCACACGGTATATAGTAAAATGTGGGCTTCTGGTAGTGTTCTGTGGAAACCTAAAGGTGTTCGCACCCACGTGACCGTGACGTCAGtattggccgccatgttggatggttaaacctGGAAGTCGCCAGGAAAATTTTAACTTTCCTCTATATCATACACGTATTTGATTACGATGTACATATCTAATTGCACTGTACATTTGATTACAGTCtacaaatgaaaatgtataGGTCCAGGTTCAATAAACCTGCATGGCGTGCAAACATTGAAAAACTAAGACCATGATTACTAAGGCCATGATTAATACTGAATATTGTGACAGGAACCTACCAAACATGTTTGCCATTTCTTGGCCTGTGTTTGTGAGAACTGCTACAATGATCTACAGTGGGGAGTAACGAGAAGCGAAGATTCCTGCTGAGAACCAAGGTTCGGCACTGACTCCTGCCTCTAGGACATTCTTAAGATGTTACCGAGAATAAGACGTATATGTCTTAAGACGCAGCTGACGTTCGTGACGCATGGCCGCGCAGTTGACGTAACGTAACAGCTGTAGGACCCGCACCGGGCCAAACTAACGCGATGTTCTGTACCACAGCACACTGCAGAACTAGAAACCGATGTTGCCATGatccaatctccaagcagatcctacggtgccataatatggtatcaaagttggccaaggggtatagctggccaaagggagtcaaacgggcaaacacactcctagaccgTCTTCACTCCtatgccagcttttgatactatcttctgCTACAgcaggatctgctttgagattagccAAGATCACGAAAAAATGATTTACAGGTGTTTAACTCGTCGTTTGTCTTTAAATCATCGGTTGACGTCGTCTAACGTTAGGATGTTTAGACAAGACCCAGAGGCCATGGGCTCAAATCCCTTGACAAGCCACCAATGTTTTTGTCcttcggaaaggcacttcacgcgactttcctcacttcacctaggTGTGAACATCGGTTCATCAAACGATCAGCAATCAAACGTGTACAGTTTAGACTATGCTAAAACTTATCACAATGAAACTGTACTAGTGCAAATCCGCGGGCTATGTAGCTGTCAGGGGTACATGTTTCTCACAGCGGGCTGAGAGCTACATAAACAGCACTTTCCCGGGTTGACTGGCGGAACGGTTTGGCACAAGTCCCGATCTCAACAGCCTTGTACACCGGCTTATCGGCACTTCACATGTACAGGACCTGAACACGCTCAAACACGGGCCTGCGCAACAATACATCAATCAATGGGCTCATCAACACGGCTTAGCGCAACCTTTCAGGGGCAGCGTCCTGGATAAACTTAAACGTGGGTCCTCGGAACAGTGCATGAACGATTTAACCATAGCAATTCCAGCAGCATGTCAACAACGAACACAACCGGTTATGGCCTGTGTGCCAGACTGTCTGCAGGGCCTACACAAGCCATTTCCTCAGCTCTAGCATAGGATTAACATGTTCCCAAGGAAATGTTACCACAGCTACCCCACCCCCTTAGTAAGACCCTGTTTCTCCGTAGGgtatgttggccctagagccgatGAGCTAGCCTGTCAAGGCTCTGGACATACTAGTAGCATGGCACCCAGACTACATAAACGTCTCAGAAAAGAGCTTACCGTTCGGTGACGAGATGGCAGGACGTGATCGGACTCAGACAAGCGTCTTCTGGTTCAATACATAGAGCTAAAACATCCGTGGCGCAACGATAACAACCCCAACACACCAGACTACCAACCGACGTTCTGCGCTCTGCACAGTCTACAGCCAGCCCGTCACCCACGGCGCGAGGTTTCCCCACCTGTTACTTACGACCGCCCAGAACAGGTGTCTCCTTTTGCAGACAGGCTGTTGTTACGGCCTTGTGGATAAATCTGGGCGCCGCGCGGCCGGCGCTTCACACGCTACCAGCGGCCAATCTTAGAAACTGCCAGCCAAAgtcatctccgagcagatgtagggtcCGCTNNNNNNNNNNNNNNNNNNNNNNNNNNNNNNNNNNNNNNNNNNNNNNNNNNNNNNNNNNNNNNNNNNNNNNNNNNNNNNNNNNNNNNNNNNNNNNNNNNNNNNNNNNNNNNNNNNNNNNNNNNNNNNNNNNNNNNNNNNNNNNNNNNNNNNNNNNNNNNNNNNNNNNNNNNNNNNNNNNNNNNNNNNNNNNNNNNNNNNNNNNNNNNNNNNNNNNNNNNNNNNNNNNNNNNNNNNNNNNNNNNNNNNNNNNNNNNNNNNNNNNNNNNNNNNNNNNNNNNNNNNNNNNNNNNNNNNNNNNNNNNNNNNNNNNNNNNNNNNNNNNNNNNNNNNNNNNNNNNNNNNNNNNNNNNNNNNNNNNNNNNNNNNNNNNNNNNNNNNNNNNNNNNNNNNNNNNNNNNNNNNNNNNNNNNNNNNNNNNNNNNNNNNNNNNNNNNNNNNNNNNNNNNNNNNNNNNNNNNNNNNNNNNNNNNNNNNNNNNNNNNNNNNNNNNNNNNNNNNNNNNNNNNNNNNNNNNNNNNNNNNNNNNNNNNNNNNNNNNNNNNNNNNNNNNNNNNNNNNNNNNNNNNNNNNNNNNNNNNNNNNNNNNNNNNNNNNNNNNNNNNNNNNNNNNNNNNNNNNNNNNNNNNNNNNNNNNNNNNNNNNNNNNNNNNNNNNNNNNNNNNNNNNNNNNNNNNNNNNNNNNNNNNNNNNNNNNNNNNNNNNNNNNNNNNNNNNNNNNNNNNNNNNNNNNNNNNNNNNNNNNNNNNNNNNNNNNNNNNNNNNNNNNNNNNNNNNNNNNNNNNNNNNNNNNNNNNNNNNNNNNNNNNNNNNNNNNNNNNNNNNNNNNNNNNNNNNNNNNNNNNNNNNNNNNNNNNNNNNNNNNNNNNNNNNNNNNNNNNNNNNNNNNNNNNNNNNNNNNNNNNNNNNNNNNNNNNNNNNNNNNNNNNNNNNNNNNNNNNNNNNNNNNNNNNNNNNNNNNNNNNNNNNNNNNNNNNNNNNNNNNNNNNNNNNNNNNNNNNNNNNNNNNNNNNNNNNNNNNNNNNNNNNNNNNNNNNNNNNNNNNNNNNNNNNNNNNNNNNNNNNNNNNNNNNNNNNNNNNNNNNNNNNNNNNNNNNNNNNNNNNNNNNNNNNNNNNNNNNNNNNNNNNNNNNNNNNNNNNNNNNNNNNNNNNNNNNNNNNNNNNNNNNNNNNNNNNNNNNNNNNNNNNNNNNNNNNNNNNNNNNNNNNNNNNNNNNNNNNNNNNNNNNNNNCAAACTCCCCGTCATTGCATCATACAGAAATAGTTGACGCACAGGACACGGAACCCAATGTTAGCGCTACCACAGAAAGGCAATACCTCGTATTAAAGGTCCAGGATGACAATCGTCGTAAGACTGGTACGGTTTACATCAGAAAAACTGGGAGCAGCAACAATCTTCAGTTGGCCAAAATACGGAAAAGGTTTAGGTGGATCCCAGCTTGTCGCCGGTCGGCTCTGTCGTTCCCTCGTTGAAGCCCTACGCACAAGAAAGACGTTCGATGAATTTGGCCGCGTCTTAAAAGGCCTTCCAAAAATCCTATCCACTTGATGACTCATAGAAATCAGCACCCCTGAAGTCATGTTCTTAACATCCGAAGTCTTATCTATTGTTTAATCTGTCGCGTCTGGACGCTAAGGTGTTCTCGATGGCCCCTTCCTTTAGTCTAAGACTGACCAGCGACGTCTTGACAACTTGGGTTAAACATGCGTGTTATACAGTTGAGTCATTAGGTCGGTACCTTGGACTGATTCGTGCTAAGGGTTTTCGCCTTGTGTCGTGCCTGGCGCTGCTTACCGCTGTCCAACAGCTGCACAGAGAGAAGAAACCCTGACTAGATCAATCTTTGTCCTTGTTCTTGCTAGCTACCGCCTTCAGTCTGTGCTTCAAACAGCT
Protein-coding regions in this window:
- the LOC118431843 gene encoding A disintegrin and metalloproteinase with thrombospondin motifs 6-like, with the protein product MELWTLMIVCLLSLARNCVLGAAARRRTVADLLDNLGDYQTVIPRRVDHTGQFQSYRVMNKPRTRSRRSITLDGDQYEQDDQIFYMIAAYGRTFHLNVTRNNDLVSANFVVEHWGENGTVTSRRGARRHAGCHYVGTIRDHEHSSVAISNCRGLVST